The nucleotide sequence AGAAGTTGTAAGTCAGTTTCCAGAATGATTTCACTTCACGCTTCCGCCAGGATTTGCATTGCTGCCTTTGCTACCATTTCAGCAGAGATCTCAGTCATACAGTACTGTCGGCTCCGGTAGCAAGACCGACTGCCGTCTTTCGAACACGGTCGACACCAGACATCTGCTGCCAGTTCACCTGAACTGGTATGTCTTACGTGAGCACCAGTCTGCCATGATGTTGGGCCAGTTATCATGACAACCGGTGTCCCCACAGCCTCTGATGCGTGGACAAGTCCAGTATCACCGCCAACAACCAGTCGAGCTCTGGAAAGAGTGGCGAATGCCTCCCGCAGGCCGGTGCGACCTTTCAGGTTAACAGTACCATGGTTCGCTTCATGAACCTGATCACATGCCGCACTGTCTTGCGTACCCAGAAGTACCACAGGCATCCCCGTCTTTTGTTTGAGTAGAGCGATCATTTCACCGTAAGCTTGAGGCGACCACTCTTTTGCCTTCCATGCTGCACTGGGGACCACCACCACAAAATCATCTCTGACGCCCTCATTTGCCAGTAAAATATCAACCCTGTTATGCTCCTCATCTGATAGATAAATTCTGGGCGGCGGAACGCGTTCTTCAATAGAGCCGTTCTGTATCAGATTCGCATATTCACGGGTCACTTCGTAATTCTGGTGAAAGCGGTCTATAGTAAGATAGAAAAGTAGAAAACGGCTCAACCTCGGTTTGCTGAAACGGTTCCAGCGGCAATCCTTCATACGCCACCTGAGATACTTCGATCTGAGTGAATTGTGCAGATCGAGGCAGACATCGTAGTCATAATTGGACAGTTGAGCAGCAAAGTTTCGCAAGGCCTTTGGCGCAGTGTCAGCTGGCAAGCTGATAATTTTAGTCAGATGAGGGTTTCCCTCCAGTATTGGACGATTCCGATCAAGGGTGATAAAATGGATTTCACACCGTGGCTGATTACCGGCCAGGAGTTCTATCAGCGAAGTGGTGAGAACAACGTCGCCGATAGAACTGAACCTCACAAGCAGATATCTCTTCAGCATGCTAAGATTTCGTTCTCCCGACCAAGATGATGTAAGTCATCTGGCCGAATTCAGACCAAGTCTAGCGAGTGCGCTGTGCGTTGTAGAGCGAGAGATCGATGAGCGATCTTTTGTAGGGACTGTCAGGGAATTGAGCCAGAGCTGCAACAGCTCTATCAGAGAATTCTTCAATTTTATTCATGGCGTATTCAAATCCCCCGTATTCTTTCACGATCTCTTTTAAATGTTTGATATTCTTCCTGGAAGCACCTTTGGACATGGTTCTGCGGATATGGTTTCGCTCAGCCGTCGTAAGCTGGGAACCGAGCGTATGGATGATGGGGAGCGTTACCATATTCCTGGTGACGTCTGAATTGGCGTCTTTACCGGTCGAATGCTCCGAACCAAGTATATCGAACAGATCATCCTTGATCTGGAATGCCATGCCGAAGTTTTCGCCATATGTGCCAAGTGCAACTTTGTGACCTTGTTTCTTGGATGCGGTCATGACGCCGAGTTCACAACAGGTAGAGATAAGGGAAGCTGTCTTGTCCCTGATCATCCTGTAATAGACGTCCTCGGTCATATTGTTTTTAAAACTTCGCTCAATCTGAAGCATCTCCCCGGAACTGAGTCTTTCGGCTGTGTGTGATATCAGCTCCAGCGCGTCAAAATCTTTGAGGCCGGTCAGATTCGTGAGAACCTTGCTCAGAATAAAGTCGCCCATGACAATAGACGTCTTATTCTTCCAGATTTTATTTACTGTGGGAAAACCACGCCGCTTATCGGCTTCATCAACCACGTCATCATGCATCAATGTTGCCATGTGCAGCAGTTCGACCATGGCCGCCGCCTTATAGCTGTGGAGACTCGGACCTCCACTCATTCGGGCCGACAGGATGGTCAAGATGGGGCGGACTCCCTTTCCCTTATGTCTCATGAGATAGCGGCCGATAATATTGATTAGCCGTACTTCCGATCGCAGCGCCGCCTCGAATTCCTGCTGGAAAAGTTTCATGTCTTCGAAGATCGGCTCAACGATCTGCCGCAATTCTTTCGTCTGTTTCATAGATTTAAATTTACTCCAGCAGTAACATCAGAAACAGGTAAAACTTTGTCTCGTCGTAACATCTCTCCGGACGGGTCGTCAAAAGTCCTCCAAGGAAAATGGACTACGTTTGTCAAACGGTAAGAGACAATTTCAGGCTTTTCATGGCACAGAGAACTTGAAGGACCAATCGAGGGTAATGACGCTTGATAGAGTTAGGGTAAGTCTGTAACTCTTATCATTCGATAACACCCACCTTGAATACTAAAGAAACTCCGTGATGAGTTCGTTATGCAGGCCGTCCTATCCCCTTTCTACTCAGATCGGTTTAGTAAAAATCCCTGATATACCGATACTCAGTTCATAGAGAACTATCAACGGAAGAGACATCATGAGCAGGCTGACGGGATCAGGCGGCGTAAAAAACGCGGATAGAAGGAGTATGGTCACGATGGCGTGACGGCGATAGTGCCGCATAAACGCGGGAGTTACAAGTCCGATAGCGGAAAGGATCATAACCAAGACCGGAAGTTCAAAGAGAAGTCCCGCTGCCACGAGCACCCATAGAATATAACTAAAGTAATAGTTTATGGAGAAGTTGTTTGCCACATCCACATAGCCCATTGAGGCGAAGAAATTCAGCGATATGGGGATGATAATAAAATAGGCAAACATGACACCACAAACGAAAGCAATAAACGAAAACAGGATCACTGGGAAAGAGTACCTGCGCTCGTTTTCCAGCAGTCCCGGTGCCACAAACTTCCAGATCTGATAGGAAACCAAAGGCAGCGCCACAACCAATCCCCCTACTAATGCAATGCCCCACTTAAGCAGGAACATACCGTGAATCTTCAGCACCTGAAGTTTAGGAGGCTCATCCAGGGAGAGGACAGGATCAAGCAGAATCTGAAACACCTGGTCCATGAATGCAAACACCACAATCGCTCCCACTACGATCCCAAGTAGAGACTTGATAATTCGCCATCTCAACTCCTCGAGATGCTCCAGAAATCCCATTTCCTTTTCTGTGGTCATATCGATCTACTCCAGTTCATCGACAAGCCGGCGGGCGGCTTCATACGGGGACATTTGTCTTTCGCGCAAACCGTCAATTTGCTTTATCAGTGTCAATTCGCGATCGCTGTTCCAGAATCGCCCAGCTAATTCATCGCGAACAGCATTTCTCACCCGTGTCAGATACTGATCATTGCGCCGCTTGCCGATGGTCCCGGACTGCTGAAGTTCGGCCATCAATAGGCGGCATTGCTCCCATAACTCTTCTATACCCTCCCCTGCGGTCGCTTCGGTCAGTATAATTTGAGGCATAAATTCACGTTCACCGGAAAAATCATTCATGTAATCCTGAAGCAGGTGCTGGATCCTGTCCGCACCTTCAAGATCGGCCTTATTAATAACGAAAATATCACCCACTTCCACCGGTCCCGCCTTCATAACCTGGATAGCATCTCCTGACTCAGGCATGAAAACGACAATGACGATGTCCACATTCTGGACGATTTCTGTCTCCGCCTGTCCTACGCCGACGGTTTCCAGCAGGATAAAGTCCTTGCCTGTGCACGCAATAACATCTGCCACCTGGTGAGTCATGCGAGCGAGCCCTCCCATCTGACCGCGGCTACCCATACTTCTCACATAGACGGCGGGATCGAGAGAATGCCGGTTCATGCGGACGCGGTCTCCCAGCAGGGCGCCGCCGGTAAAAGGGCTGGTAGGATCGACTGAGACAACGCCGACCGTCCGGTCTTCAGCCCGGATTTCAGCAATCAGTTTATCGATGAGTGTACTCTTGCCAGCCCCGGGCGGACCGGTAATTCCGATTCTAACCGAATCCCGGGAATGAGGAAAAAGATCGTTCAGGGTCGCACTGATGCTGTTATCGCCGTTCTCAACGGCTGAGATCAAGTTGGAAATAACACGTGTGTCGTTTTCCCTTAGACTATGTAGGAGGTCGGAGGTCATGGGTATTCCAATACAACGGGCCGAATTCAGGAAGGAAGGTTGAACAGAGTCTTAGCTGAATGTCCGCTTGAAGAGGGTATAGTCCTGTATGGAAAGAGTGTGCGCCTTTCGTTTGATCATCCCCTTTTCTTCCAACAGTTTGAGCATTCTCGAGACGGTCTCGCGAGATGTCCCAGCCATGTTGGCAAGATCCTGCTGATAAGGCATTTTGGTAATCTCAACCACCCCATGACGAATCGTACCCAGCTCTTCGGCGAGCCTCAGTACGGTCATCCCGATTCGATGTTCAGCATCGCTCAGAGAGAGGCTCTCAATCTGCTGATCGCTCTTGCGGATCCTGCCGGCCAACTCTGACAGGAGTGAGATGGCTATCTTGGGATATTTCTGCAGCAGGTCAATAAAATCGTGACGCTTTAGAATCAGAACTTCCGCATTATCAAACGCAATGGCGTTAGCCGATCTTGTCTCTCCATCGAGCAGAGACATTTCACCGAAAAAATCTCCCTCACCAAGCATGGCCAGGATAACTTCACGTCCCTCTTCACTTACACGGGTGATTTTTACGGTCCCCTTACTGATGATGAAGAATGTATCGCCGAACTCATCCTCCATGAGGATCATGTTATTCTTTTTGTACTTCTGTCTGGACATACGGGAGTGCAACTCGTCCAGTTCTAAAGAGGTTAGATCCGAAAAGATGGGGACAGATGCAAGAAGTTCGATGTCACTCATCACCGGAAACTAAATGCGTATTGTGAAAAAATCAATCTGTTTTGGGATTGTGAGTAACTTCATCTTTCAATCAAGATATGTACAAATCTTCATGGTTCAATAACCTTGACGGTATTAGAGTTGACAGGTTTCTAAGTATGGAATATCAATGTAAGATACGTTAATTTCAAGGGAGAAACAGGACTGATGGAGAGTATTCATCTGTCAACAGTATCGCAATTGTAAAATTACTTAATATTTCCTTTAAGTCGCTGATGCGTGTCATCCTCAGTAAAAAAGAATATGACAGATAAGATCAACAAACTGTTCCGTTTGACCTGGTTTCCCCTGGCGTTTCAACTGTTTACCCTTGTGGTATTCATCATGCTGATAATCGGTGGTTTACAGGCCAATACCGGTGACATAGAGTTTGCCAAGGAACTGCGCAATACCAACCTGTCAAACTTAATCGTCTGGTCCTACTGGTGGCCGCTCATTGTTCTTTCCGCGATATTCCTCGGGCGCGTCTGGTGTACTGTCTGTCCTATGGAGCTGGTCACTTCGCTTGCCGCCAAGGTAGGATATAAGCGTAGACCGCCAGACCTACTGTAACTGTGGCGATTAAAACAGTTCACTGTATAGCTACAAATCTGCCTCGGCGCGGCTTCTCAATCTTTATCTCTATCCTGATAATAACTTAAGCTGTGCCGCGGAAAGGCAATGTTTGCTTATTCTTATATCCACCCATAAATTTGCCGCCGTTCTGACACTATATTAAGTAAAACTATTAATTGAATAAAAAGGTGACAAATGGCAGAAAGATCGCAATCGGTAATTAAACGTCAACGGCAACTAGCTCGCCGGACAGAGAGAACTCAACGTTTGAAGTCTAAGATGAGGACGGCGGTTAAGAAGGTGATGAATGCCAGCAAGAAAGATGAGGCTGAACCGCTCTACCGAGAGGCAGTATCTATTATCGACAGTCTTGTGTCGAAGAAGGCCTTAAAGAAAAACACTGCTGCGCGGCGGAAATCCTCCATCACGCGGCACTTCAATTCCCTCGCCTGAAATCCCCAGAGTAAGCGCAAATCTCCCGGACTGACTACGAACGATCTTTTGCCTGGTAGTTGGGTGCTTCCTTTACGATTTTGACGTCGTGGGGATGACTTTCGCTGTAACCTGCTGAACTGATGCGGACAAAATCTGTCTCTTTCTGCATAGCTTTGGTGTCCTTCGCCCCGCAGTAGCCCATGCTCGCTCTCAGTCCTCCGATCATCTGGTAAACGGTACTGCGCAGGTTTCCGCGGTAAGGAACCAGCCCCTCCACACCTTCGGGAACTAGCTTGATATTTTCCTCGCCTTCTTGAAAATAGCGATCGGCGCTGCCCTCCTTCATAGGTCCCAGCGATCCCATTCCTCTGAACGCCTTGTACTGGCGACCTTCGTGGAGAATTATCTCCCCGGGACTTTCATCGAGACCGGCAAGTATACTCCCCAGCATGACACAATCAGCGCCGGCGGCCATAGCCTTGGCGAGGTCACCCGAAAAACGGATGCCGCCGTCAGATATGACGGGGATATCACTCTTGGAAGCTTCCTCTACACAATCGAGTACGGCGGTAAGCTGGGGGACTCCGATGCCGGCAATAATCCGCGTAGTACAGCTTGCACCAGCACCCTGACCCACCTTTACCGCATCGGCACCGTGATCAATAAGAGCGCGTGTACCTTCAGCAGTGGCCACATTACCGGCAATCAACGGCAGATGGGAGAAATCCTTTTTCACAGAAGATATACCATCAAGCACACCTTGGGCGTGACCGTGCGCTGAATCGAGAACGAGGACGTCTACACCCGAATCCACAAGGGCACTCACTCTCTGGAGAAGATCATCGGTAGCACCCACAGCCGCCGCCACCATGAGCCGATAATGGGTATCGAGAGAAGCATTGGGGTGCTTTTCCTTCATGAGGATGTCCTTCACCGTTACCATACCTGCCAGAAGATTCCCTTCCTCTACGATTAGAAGTTTCTCGATGCGGTGTTCCTGCAAAATCTGACGCGCCTCGTTGAGGGTCGTCCCCTTGGGTGCTGTCACAAGATTTTCCTTTGTCATACATTCGGTTATAAGGCGGTCGAGATTAGACTCAAAACGAATATCCCTCCCGGTAATAATACCGAGTAGTGCACCTTTATCATCAACGATGGGCAGACCGGAAATGTTGTGACGCTTCATGACAGCAATTGCGTCCCGCACTGTCTTATCCGGCGAGAAGGTGACGGGATCGATAATCACGCCGCTCTCAGCCCGCTTTACACGTATCACCTCTTTGGCCTGCCTCTCAACGGACATGTTCTTATGAATGACGCCCAGTCCACCTTCACGTGCAAGGGCGACGGCCATACCATTCTCCGTCACCGTATCCATAGCTGCACTGATAATAGGAATCTTAAGCGAAATGTCCTTTGTCAGCCGGGTGGAAACATCCACGTCCCGCGGCAACACTCTTGAGTGTCGCGGCACAAGTAAAACGTCATCAAATGTCAATGCATTCCTGAAGTTTTCACTCTTTACCATACCTTACTCCAGCCTAATCTTTGACTCAACCACGGCTATCAATCTGCCGCCGGCTACCAATTCCGCTGCCTTCTCCATATCGTGCGAAAGAACCCTGTCGCCCCGGGCAAACTTGATGTGCCGCCTTACCAACGCTTTCACAAGAGCCGTCACGGTAGCCGGTTTAAGCGGCTTATGCAGATCCAGCATCTGAACGGCTACCATAAGCTCTATGCCTAGAATATGGGTAACATTTTTCAAGATGCGCAACAATTTTCTTCCGGCCCACGGCGACATGGCCACAAAATCTTCCTGATTACTTTCGGTTGGGATTGAGTCCACGGACGCTGGAAATGCCTGTGTCTTGTTCTCAGAGGCGAGAGCGGCGGCGGAGACCTGCGCCATCATGAATCCAGATTCGAGACCGGGATTATGGGCAAGAAATTTAGGTACCTTTCCCTCAACTCCTTCCATCATACGAAAAATGCGCCTCTCAGAGATGCCACCCAGTTCTACCGCCGCAATGGCGAGTGAATCCACCGCCTGCCCAATCACTTCACCGTGGAAATGCCCGGAATAAACGATGCCGTCCCTCGCGGACAATACAAGTGGATTATCACTGACACTGTTGATCTCATTTTCAACGATCTTCTTCATCGATGCAAACAGTTCGCGGCTGGCGCCGTGAACGTGCGGCATACACCGCAGACTGTAAGGATCCTGAACTATGCCACACTCCTTGTGCGATCCGACAATCTGGCTTCGGGTAAGGATACGCCAGATGTTGCCCGCGCTCTTACGCTGCCCGGGATGTTTCTTTAAATTATGAATCTTCGGGTTGAAAACCTTTCGTGACGACAGTGTCGCCTCCACCGTCATGGCGCCGATAATGTCGGCTGTCTTGAGGATCTTCTCCATCCGATGGAGTCCAAGAACAGCAAAAGCCGTGGAAACCTGAGTGCCGTTCACCAGCCCGAGACCTTCTTTCGGTCCCAGTTCAAGCGGTTCAATTCCTGTTTCACGCAGCGCCAGCATGGTGGGAATCACGCGGTCGTTGAAATGAACTTCTCCTTCCCCGATAAGGGCTAAGCTTAAATGTGAAAGAGGCACAAGGTCACCGCTGGCACCCACCGATCCTTGCGACGGAATAACAGGCATGATATCGTGATTGAAGAAATCGCATAACTGTTGCACGACGCGCCATCGCACACCGCTGTAGCCGTGGCTGAAATTGATCAGTTTAAGGAGTATAATAGCCCTTGTCACTCCCACATCGATGGGGCGGCCCGTCCCGGCACAGTGGCTGCGAATCAAATTCAACTGCAGCTGTTTCAGTTCAGATTCTTCGATGCGGTGCTCGCTCAGAGCCCCAAAGCCTGTATTGACACCGTAGATAGCTTCACCGGCATCAAGATGCTGACCAAGTAGATTGTGACTTTGCTCGACCTTTTTTCTGATGTCAGAGGATACACGAACCTTCTGTGGCCGGGAAAAGAGCAGCGCAAAATCGTCTATAGTGAATGTTTGACCGTTAATTATTATCATATAAGATCAGAAAATTTACCGTCGATGAATTCACTGAAACAAGTCATTTGCTGATTTCAAAGTTCCTCAGGCGAGGTGAATATCTGCATCTCCACCGGTATGGCTGACTGAAAGTACTGACCATACCTTTTCTTCACCACCCTGTTGTCCATGTTGATGAACACTCCCTCATCATAACTACTCCTGATAAGTCTGCCGAATCCCTGCCGCAGCCTGATGGCGGCGGCTGGAACTGAGTGCTCAATAAATGCATTCATTCCCCGCTGTTCGATTATGTCATTGTAGGATTCAATCAGCGGATCAGAGGGGACATCGAAAGGAAGTTTGGTTACAATAAGGACCTCCAGCAGATCACGTGGCAAGTCTACCCCTTCCCAGAAGGAGCTGGTTCCCAGAAGCAGTCCTCCTTCAGACTCCCTAAGCCCCTTGAGCATCGAACCTCTGGAAGCTGAAGAGAGTTGGGCGAAGACATCGTGGTCGTTTAGGTAGCCCCTCAATTCCAGTGCATCATAGCATTCTTCCAAAGCTTTCCTCGCCGTAAAAAGGACCATTGTCCTTTTGCCCCATTTGGCTATGACGTGTTCGATAACATCGCTCAACACCTGCGGAAAATCGGCCGATCGCTGATCAGACTCACCGCCCCACTGGTAGTACTTGCACTGTTCATTGTAAAAGAAGGGACTGGAAAAGGTGCGAGTTTCTACAGTTCTCCCTTCAATGTTAACCAGTCCGAGACGGGAAAGAAAATAGTGGAAATCTCCGCCAATGGTCAAAGTTGCAGAAGTGGCAACTACGGAATCAAGCATCCGAAACATAGATTCAGTAAGATCATTCCCTATATCAACAGGAACACCATTTAGTGAAATCATAAGATCGTCATTCTTAAAGCTGCCTTCCTCCCAGTACACCCAATCTTCCTGTTTCCTGAGGGCAACGGCATCAAGTAAAACAGTCAGTTCGTTCACTGAGTCAACCACCCGTTCTACAGCGGTCACGGTTTCAGCCTCGATTTTCTCCTCCGACATTGCGCTCAGCAACTCAAACAGCACGTCGGCTTTCTGGACAGTTTCCCTCAGACTCTCAGCCAGCAGCGTCGTCTCTTTTGATACCAAAGCGAATTGATCATTAAAATCGGTGTAGCGCTGCTTCTGGGAATAGCGAACATCCTGCCGATATGAGGTTGCGTGCTCTTCCGCCAGACGGGTAAACAGTTCACTGCTGGCGGATAGTACTTTCTCTGACGCATCCTGAAGATGACCAAACGCCGTGCCGACCTCGGGATTCACTTGCGTCAGAGCATTTATCTGACCTTTCAGCCGTTTTGATCTGATTGAAGCGGGATTAACGGAACTGAGCCTGTCGGCGATAATTCGACGGGAGAGTGAGCGTTGAAAGTGATCGTAAGCTACCTTCACCAGGTTGTGTGCCTCATCTACCACCACCCGCGTCAGTTGTGGCAGGACCCGGTTTTCGGACAGTTCAGATAACAGGAGCGAGTGATTGACTACAATGAGATCACTCTTTTGAGCTTTCTCGCGCAAGGGACCGACGAAGCATCCATCGTGTTTTTTACAGATTGTACGGGTACAGAATCCCGGATCACTCTGGATCAGCGACTTGATCCTCATGGTGGACCGGTTGAGAAAACCGGGACATTCATCAAAATCGCCTGTCTTGGTCCAATTCAGCCAGATGAGGGCGGGGATGAGCGCCTCGGCTTCGAACGGTGCCAGGAGCTTATCTGCATCTTCGATGAGCCAGTCCAAACGGGTCTTACAGAGATAATTCTGACGTCCTTTCAAAACGACAGCCGCAAAGCTGACATCCAGCGATTGGGCCAGTTTGGGGACTTCCTGATAAAAAAGCTGATCCTGAAGATGCTTCGTGTAGCACGAAATCACAGCCGGTTCATACTCTCGTTCCAGAGCGAATTTGAGCGAAGGGTAAAGATAAGCCAGCGACTTACCCAGACCGGTTCCGGCCTCAGCCAGTGCGGTGGTGCCTTCGGCAAAGATGTGCGCAATGAATTCTGAATAAGCTATCTGATCCGGCCGTTCCTCGTATTCAAACGAAACGTTATCTTCCCGCCGTAGAGTCTTTTCCAGCCTTCCCTCTTTGCCGAAGACTTCCTTCGCCGTCTCCGCCACACTATCTGCCTGGCCTTCATAAACGAAAACGTTTGAAGACGCTTTCTTCTCGATGGACGAAGGTAGGATCCCTTTACTGAGCAGATTCTCCTGTATCAGGATATTTGCCAGATTCACATAGAGTTCCTTATTGGGGACTTCATGATGTTTAATGGCGGCGAGAACTTTCTGGATCACTGAAAGGTCGTACGAACACGCTTCGCCGATGAGGTCGAGGAAGATTTTGCCTACTTTTTCCGTATCGGCGCCGGCCCGGTGCTCACCTCCACGTGAATAGTTGAAGTATTCGGCTACCGTACCAAGCCTGTGGTTCGGCAGGAAGAAGAGGAAAGCGCGCGCCAGGGGCAGGGTATCATATTGCACGTTAAGCACTTCGCTCCCCGGAAGAACAATTTGGAAAAGTCGTGTCAGGAACTGTATATCAAAACTGATGTTATGGGCAACAATAGGACTATCGGCGATGAAATCGATGACCTTGCCCGACACCTCATTTTCCGTTGGTGCACCAGCAACCATCTCATCACTGATGCCCGTGATATTGGTGATTTCACGAGGAATCGGAATCTGCGGATTGACGAGGGTCTCGTAAGCGTCGTCCCGTTCACCGTTTACGAAACGGATAGCCGCAACTTCGGTAATCCTGTCGCTTTCCGGATCGAGGCCGGTAGTTTCAAAATCGAATGCTACAAAGGTCTGAAGATCGAGGCGACTGAGTAGCTTGCTGAATTCCATCAGACGCCGGCGAAAACCTTTACAACGTCTTTAATGAGGCTCGGCTTTTTAAAGAGTGCCTTCATAAACAGTTTTGTAAGCGTTCTTTCCTCCGGCGGCACCGCCTCAACCGCCTCAGCTATGCTGTCAAGATCGTCATCAGAAAGTTGATGGGTAGCCTCCTTGATAGAGTAAAACCGTTCGTGGTTTTTGCCACCGATCTTGTGCCACGCTTTAGCGTAACGCGACAGAAACTTTTTACTCGTATCACCCTTCTTGACAGCCTCAGCTGCCGTCTCGCCGGCCAGCATTCCGCCACGCATACCGGGCACGATACCGCCACCTGTCATTGGATTTACCATGTGAGCCGAATCTCCGGCCAGCATCAGACCATTGCTGACTATATTCTTCAACGGTTTGGCACATGGTACACCGCCGAGAGTGGACGTGACGACGGAACAGCGGGGATACTTTGCTTCGAGGAATTCATCCAGAAATCTCCAGGCCGCTTTTTCCTGACTATATTTTCCCGAAACACCCAGTCCAACATTGGCTGAGTTTTTCCCTTTGGGAAAGACCCACAGGTAGCCGCCGGGTGCCAGCTTACTTGAGAGATAAAAGTCAAATCGATTCTCATCTATTTCAATGCCAGTAATAGTCTTCTGAACACAAGACTCCATATCCTTCATCTTAATTTGAGTTCTCAGTCCACCCCACCTACCAACGCGACTCTCAACTCCATCAGCTCCAATTACAACGCGTGCACCGACTTCGAACTGTTCGCCAGCATATTCCCCTTTGACGCCGGTGACGGCGTCACCATCCTGAAGCAGACCTGAGACATAGGCTTTCGTCACGATCTGCGCCCCTTCAGCAGCGGCATAATGGGCAAGGTCGCGATCGAAGACCCGCCGATCAAGGATGTACCCTTTTTCACCAAGGTCCATATCGACCGTCAGACCGCTGGGAGAAACAAGGCGCATGCGGGTGACTGTTGCATTAATCCAGCTCTCCTGCGGCTCCACGAAAATCTTGAGCCCCGCATCGCTTACCGCCTCACCGCAACGAACAGGAACACCGATTTCGCGGTCCTTCTCCAGCAGCAACACCTCAGCACCACCCATTGCGGCGTAGCGTGCGGCAGTGGAACCAGCCGGACCGCCACCTACTACAATTACGTCAAACTTCCGCTGTCTCCACATCTTCAAACACCTCGATGGGACAGATATACAGACACAGCTTACAGTCGATACAGATATCGTAATCGATGGTAATTTCCGCTGCCTTTAACTCGATACAGTCTTCAGGACAGATACCGACACAACAGCCGCAGAAATCACAAGTGCCGGGTTTGATTTCAATCATGACCCACGTGGAAAGTGGGATAGTCTACCGAAAACCTGAAATAGTGATACAGTTTGGTTAGGTAGAATGTTATAAAGAGAGCAGCGAAACACCACGGATACCTGACGCAGACGAAGATGGCGAGTATCAGGATCGGATAGCGTACCGTCCTCATGACGTGTTCTGCCCGCGGAGAGAGAAGCGCTACAATGAAGAAAGGGAAAGAGACTATCCCCGCCGTACTGGCGACGGGATCATGCAGAAGATACCCCGACACTGCCGCCATGGCGACTGAGATGGTGGCCAGAGCAAGCTCTCTCTTCACACCGCCCACCTTATCCCTGAAATGATCGGCATGTTCAGCACTGTTCAAGGCCGGCAAAAGGATGAAGACGGCTTGAGAACCGAGCAGGTACGGCACAGACTTGATAAAACCGGCAACGATATCAGCAGACACAATCTGCCATCCGATCATGAAGAGAGCGAGACTGGCAGCGGCGGTCAGCGGAACTCCCTTTACCGGCAAAGTTTCTTTTTCGTTTACACACCGGCGAAAGTAGGTCTGCAGTGCAAAGAATGCCATGATAGCCCACAGCAGTGAAATCCAGACGTTGCTGTGACCGGTCACGGCCATATAACCAACTGTCAGGACGGTTACTGATACACCGGCAGTCAATACAATGCGGGACGACCCTCTGATGCGCGCCCCGGCAATGTTAATCAAAGTGGCACTGATAAGAACGGTAACCCCCACAAAGAGATAGAATACACTCCAGTCCACTGCGGTCCACCAGTAGAATTCGGGTTCTGCGACACCCTTTGCGGCACTCATGCCTGACGTC is from Candidatus Neomarinimicrobiota bacterium and encodes:
- a CDS encoding NAD(P)/FAD-dependent oxidoreductase; this translates as MWRQRKFDVIVVGGGPAGSTAARYAAMGGAEVLLLEKDREIGVPVRCGEAVSDAGLKIFVEPQESWINATVTRMRLVSPSGLTVDMDLGEKGYILDRRVFDRDLAHYAAAEGAQIVTKAYVSGLLQDGDAVTGVKGEYAGEQFEVGARVVIGADGVESRVGRWGGLRTQIKMKDMESCVQKTITGIEIDENRFDFYLSSKLAPGGYLWVFPKGKNSANVGLGVSGKYSQEKAAWRFLDEFLEAKYPRCSVVTSTLGGVPCAKPLKNIVSNGLMLAGDSAHMVNPMTGGGIVPGMRGGMLAGETAAEAVKKGDTSKKFLSRYAKAWHKIGGKNHERFYSIKEATHQLSDDDLDSIAEAVEAVPPEERTLTKLFMKALFKKPSLIKDVVKVFAGV
- a CDS encoding 4Fe-4S binding protein, with product MIEIKPGTCDFCGCCVGICPEDCIELKAAEITIDYDICIDCKLCLYICPIEVFEDVETAEV